One window of Opisthocomus hoazin isolate bOpiHoa1 chromosome 13, bOpiHoa1.hap1, whole genome shotgun sequence genomic DNA carries:
- the TESC gene encoding calcineurin B homologous protein 3 isoform X2 yields the protein MGSAHSAPAEVRRLAERTGFSSEQIEHLHRRFKQLSRDQLTIRKENFDSIPDLEFNPIRGKIVHAFFDKRNLRQASDGLADEINFEDFLTIMSYFRPIEMNMDEEQLDRFRKEKLKFLFHMYDSDHDGKITLQEYRNVVEELLSGNPHLEKESVRSIADGAMMEAASICVGQMGPDQVYEGITFEDFLKMWQGIDIETKMHVRFLNMETIAHCY from the exons atGGGCTCCGCGCACTCCGCACCCGCCGAGGTGCGGAGGCTGGCCGAGAGGACCGGCT TCAGCTCTGAACAGATCGAGCACCTGCACCGGCGATTCAAGCAACTGAGCCGGGACCAGCTGACGATCCG CAAGGAGAACTTTGACAGCATCCCCGATCTCGAGTTCAACCCAATTCGGGGGAAAATCGTCCATGCCTTTTTCGACAAGCG GAACCTGCGGCAGGCGTCGGATGGGCTGGCGGACGAGATAAACTTCGAAGACTTCCTGACCATCATGTCCTACTTCCGACCCATCGAGATGAACATGGACGAGGAGCAGCTCGATCGCTTCCGGAAAGAGAAACTCAAAT tcCTCTTCCACATGTACGACTCGGACCACGATGGGAAGATCACGCTGCAGGAGTACAGAAAT GTGGTGGAGGAGCTGCTGTCGGGGAACCCCCACCTGGAGAAGGAGTCGGTGCGGTCCATTGCCGATGGGGCCATGATGGAGGCGGCCAGCATCTGTGTCGGACAAATG GGGCCGGACCAGGTGTACGAGGGCATCACCTTCGAAGACTTCCTCAAG ATGTGGCAGGGGATCGACATCGAAACCAAGATGCACGTCCGCTTCCTCAACATGGAGACCATTGCGCACTGCTATTGA
- the TESC gene encoding calcineurin B homologous protein 3 isoform X1 has translation MGSAHSAPAEVRRLAERTGFSSEQIEHLHRRFKQLSRDQLTIRKENFDSIPDLEFNPIRGKIVHAFFDKRRNLRQASDGLADEINFEDFLTIMSYFRPIEMNMDEEQLDRFRKEKLKFLFHMYDSDHDGKITLQEYRNVVEELLSGNPHLEKESVRSIADGAMMEAASICVGQMGPDQVYEGITFEDFLKMWQGIDIETKMHVRFLNMETIAHCY, from the exons atGGGCTCCGCGCACTCCGCACCCGCCGAGGTGCGGAGGCTGGCCGAGAGGACCGGCT TCAGCTCTGAACAGATCGAGCACCTGCACCGGCGATTCAAGCAACTGAGCCGGGACCAGCTGACGATCCG CAAGGAGAACTTTGACAGCATCCCCGATCTCGAGTTCAACCCAATTCGGGGGAAAATCGTCCATGCCTTTTTCGACAAGCG CAGGAACCTGCGGCAGGCGTCGGATGGGCTGGCGGACGAGATAAACTTCGAAGACTTCCTGACCATCATGTCCTACTTCCGACCCATCGAGATGAACATGGACGAGGAGCAGCTCGATCGCTTCCGGAAAGAGAAACTCAAAT tcCTCTTCCACATGTACGACTCGGACCACGATGGGAAGATCACGCTGCAGGAGTACAGAAAT GTGGTGGAGGAGCTGCTGTCGGGGAACCCCCACCTGGAGAAGGAGTCGGTGCGGTCCATTGCCGATGGGGCCATGATGGAGGCGGCCAGCATCTGTGTCGGACAAATG GGGCCGGACCAGGTGTACGAGGGCATCACCTTCGAAGACTTCCTCAAG ATGTGGCAGGGGATCGACATCGAAACCAAGATGCACGTCCGCTTCCTCAACATGGAGACCATTGCGCACTGCTATTGA